AAGCGTTGTTTTGGGATTTATAGGCATGGTAACTCTTGTGCCGCTGGTAAAAAATCTATTCCATCTTCCTACCGGTTTAACCGCATTATCCGGTTCGATCATGCTGGCATTTATGGCTATACCTACAATCGTTTCTATCGCCGAAGACGCGCTCTATTCAGTGCCAAAAAATTATAAAGAAGGCGCTTTCGCGCTTGGGGCCACACACTGGCAGACGATATGGCGGGTCATGCTTCCGGCCGCGTCAAGCGGCATAGTCGCGGCAGTCATGCTTGGAATAGGCAGGGTGATAGGTGAGACTATGGCTGTAATGATGATTACCGGTAACGCCGCTGTTATTCCGCATAGTATTTTAGCGCCGGTCAGGACCTTAACAGCCACCATAGCAGCCGAAATGGGTGAAGCGGTAGTAGGCAGTGAACATTATTTTGCGTTGTTTGCTATAGGTATAGTTTTGTTTATCATAAGTTTTATGGTAAACGTGACAGCGGACATATTTTTACATAAAAGGCAAGGATGAGAAACCCGCACAGAACGCAAAGCATAGCTTTTTTCTTTTTATTCCTCGCCACTCTTTTAATAGTGGTTCCGGTAGGCCTTATCATTGTGGTTATCATCCAAAAAGGTCTGCCGGCTATAAACTGGCAGTTTCTCACTGATATTCCACGGCAAGGGATGCGCGCCGGTGGCATATTCCCCGCCATAGTAGGTACTATATATTTAGTGATAGGCGCTATTATATTCGCGCTACCCATCGGCCTTCTCGCGGCGATATATCTGAGCGAGTATTCAAAAGAGAACATACTAACCCGCCTTATAAGGCTCGCTATTATCAATCTGGCGGGTGTACCGTCGGTAGTTTATGGCTTATTTGGGCTTGCGCTTTTCGTGGTATTCTTTAAATTTGGAGCATCAATCCTTTCAGGTTCACTTACTTTGGGAATCATGATTCTGCCCATAATTGTTACGACATCACGCGAGGCATTAGAAAGCATCCCATATTCTTTTCGTGAAGTAAGCCTTTCTTTAGGCGCAAGCAAATGGCAGACGATAAGACATATTGTTTTGCCGAATGCTATACCGGGTATTTTAACCGGCACTATTTTAGGTTTGGGCAGAGCGGCCGGCGAAACAGCTCCGATTCTTTTTACCGTAGCGGCTTTTTATCTGCCGCAATTACCAAGCTCGATATTTGATCAGGCAATGGCGCTTCCGTATCATCTTTATGTCATTTCAACTCAAGTGCCTAACGTTGATGAGAAGATAAGGTATGGGACGGCTTTTGTGTTGTTAGCGCTAGTTTTATTTATGAACTTAGTTGCGATAATCATACGTTACAAGTTCAGGAAGAAAAAGAAATGGTAAAATTCGAGATACACGATTTAAATATCTGGTTTGGCTCCGTACACGCCATAAAACAGGTGAACATGGAGATACAATCTAATGAGATCCTGAGCATCATAG
The window above is part of the Candidatus Omnitrophota bacterium genome. Proteins encoded here:
- the pstC gene encoding phosphate ABC transporter permease subunit PstC, yielding MRKFREFIIEKLILICGIASILFVALIFLFLLREGLAVFKIVGPFKFLFGKSWYPISEPPQLGILPLILGSLLVTLGAAIISIPIGVGCAIYIAEVAPVKIKEVLKAGIELLAAIPSVVLGFIGMVTLVPLVKNLFHLPTGLTALSGSIMLAFMAIPTIVSIAEDALYSVPKNYKEGAFALGATHWQTIWRVMLPAASSGIVAAVMLGIGRVIGETMAVMMITGNAAVIPHSILAPVRTLTATIAAEMGEAVVGSEHYFALFAIGIVLFIISFMVNVTADIFLHKRQG
- the pstA gene encoding phosphate ABC transporter permease PstA is translated as MRNPHRTQSIAFFFLFLATLLIVVPVGLIIVVIIQKGLPAINWQFLTDIPRQGMRAGGIFPAIVGTIYLVIGAIIFALPIGLLAAIYLSEYSKENILTRLIRLAIINLAGVPSVVYGLFGLALFVVFFKFGASILSGSLTLGIMILPIIVTTSREALESIPYSFREVSLSLGASKWQTIRHIVLPNAIPGILTGTILGLGRAAGETAPILFTVAAFYLPQLPSSIFDQAMALPYHLYVISTQVPNVDEKIRYGTAFVLLALVLFMNLVAIIIRYKFRKKKKW